In Actinoplanes sp. NBC_00393, a single genomic region encodes these proteins:
- a CDS encoding YciI family protein → MAKYLLLKHYRGAPAAVNDVPMDQWTPEEVTAHIQYMRDFASRLEGTGEFVAEQALSSEGAWVRYDGEGRPPVTDGPFAETKDLIAGWMLIDVETYDRALELAAELSAAPGAGGRPIHEWLEVRPAYGVQATATE, encoded by the coding sequence ATGGCCAAGTACCTGCTGCTCAAGCACTACCGTGGCGCGCCGGCGGCGGTCAACGACGTGCCGATGGACCAGTGGACGCCGGAGGAGGTCACCGCGCACATCCAGTACATGCGGGACTTCGCCAGCCGGCTGGAGGGGACCGGCGAGTTCGTCGCCGAGCAGGCGCTCTCGTCCGAGGGCGCGTGGGTGCGCTACGACGGGGAGGGCCGGCCGCCGGTCACCGACGGCCCGTTCGCGGAGACGAAGGATCTGATCGCCGGCTGGATGCTGATCGACGTGGAGACCTACGACCGCGCGCTGGAACTGGCCGCCGAGCTGTCCGCGGCGCCGGGCGCGGGTGGCCGGCCGATCCACGAGTGGCTCGAGGTGCGCCCGGCGTACGGCGTGCAGGCCACGGCCACCGAGTGA